GGCGATGGCCGGCAAGCGTTTCCTGCCGCCGGAGGTCTCGCAGAAGCTCGGCGAGTTCCTGCCCGACACCGCGCTCACGCCGCGGGAGATCGAAGTGGTGACGCTCGTCGCCAAGGGGCTCGCCAACAAGGAGATCGCCGCGCAGCTCGGCACGTCGGAGGGGACGATCAAGGTCCACGTGCAGAACATCCTGCGGCGACTCGACGCCAGGGACCGCACCCACGCCGTCACGATCGCCGTCCGTCGGGGGATCGTCCACCTCCCGTAGCGACGCCGCGCGCGTCGCCGTCTATGCCGAAAGAGATAGGCCGGCCCCTCCCGAACGGCAGACGCCGCGCAATAGGCCGCGGCGCATCTTTCGGGCATGAGCGAAACCAGCGATTCGACGCCCACCTTTGGCGAGCCGGCGCCGCGCCCGAAGAGCAAGCGGCTGCGCATCGCCCTCACGTTCGCCGCGGCCGCCGCGGCGCTGGCCGGGATCTTCCTGCTCGCGCGGGGCGCGCGGGCCGCCGATCCGGCGCAGGAGGCGCGGACTCCCGGGGCCCAGCGCAAGGCGCCGCCGGTCACCGTCGTCGCCGCGCCGGCGACGAAGGGAGACATCGGCGACTCCGTTCCGGCGCTCGGCACGGTCGCCGCGCTGCAGAACGTGACGGTGCGGACGCGGATCGACGGTCAGCTCGAGCGGGTGTCGTACGTCGAAGGGCAGTTCGTGCGCGCGGGACAGGAGCTGGCGCTGATCGACCCGCGGCCGTACCAGGTCGCGCTCGCGCAGGCCGAAGGCCAGCTGGCGCGCGACCAGGCGCTGCTGCAGAACGCGCTGGTCGATCTCGAGCGCTACCGGCCGATGGCCGCGAAGAAGGCGATCCCCGAGCAGCAGCTCGCCGCGCAGGAGGCGCTCGTCGCGCAGTACCGCGGCACGACCGCGGCCGACAAGGCGTCGGTGGACAGCGCGCGGCTGCAGTTGTCGTACTGCACGATCACCGCGCCGATCTCGGGGCGGGTCGGACTGCGGCCGGTGGACGCGGGGAACATGGTCCACGCCGCGGACGCCGGCGGCGTGGCGGTGATCACGCAGGTCGATCCGATCGCCGTCGTCTTCAACCTTCCCGAGGACAGCCTGCGGCCGGTGCTGGAGCGGGTGCGCTCCGGCGCGGTCCTGCCGGTCGAGGCGCGCGACCGCGCCGACGAGAAGGTGCTGGCGCGGGGGCGCGTGGCGACGGTGGACAACCAGATCGACGCGACGAGCGGCACGGTCAAGGTCAAGGCGCAGTTCGCGAACGCGGACGACGCCCTCTTCCCGAACCAGTTCGTCAACGTCCACGTGCTGGTGAACACCGTGCGCGACGCGGTGCTGCTCCCCGCGGCGGCGATCCAGCGCAACGGCACGGACGCCTTCGTCTACGTCGTCGGCGACGACGGCCGCGCGCAGCGCCGGCCG
The sequence above is a segment of the bacterium genome. Coding sequences within it:
- a CDS encoding efflux RND transporter periplasmic adaptor subunit; protein product: MSETSDSTPTFGEPAPRPKSKRLRIALTFAAAAAALAGIFLLARGARAADPAQEARTPGAQRKAPPVTVVAAPATKGDIGDSVPALGTVAALQNVTVRTRIDGQLERVSYVEGQFVRAGQELALIDPRPYQVALAQAEGQLARDQALLQNALVDLERYRPMAAKKAIPEQQLAAQEALVAQYRGTTAADKASVDSARLQLSYCTITAPISGRVGLRPVDAGNMVHAADAGGVAVITQVDPIAVVFNLPEDSLRPVLERVRSGAVLPVEARDRADEKVLARGRVATVDNQIDATSGTVKVKAQFANADDALFPNQFVNVHVLVNTVRDAVLLPAAAIQRNGTDAFVYVVGDDGRAQRRPVQLGVAEATRVEAVSGVKAGETVVVEGFDKLQDGSSVVVSSAQGGGRKGRRP